The proteins below are encoded in one region of Effusibacillus dendaii:
- a CDS encoding RidA family protein — translation MDRKIVSTSQAPAAIGPYSQAVLTGNMLFTSGQIPLTPDGQLVTGDIQTQTHQVFKNLQAVLQEAGMTFKNVVKATVFVADMNDFAKVNEVYAQYFSEKPPARSTVQVARLPRDVGIEIDLIAVKE, via the coding sequence ATGGATAGAAAAATCGTATCAACATCTCAGGCGCCAGCCGCAATAGGCCCTTATTCACAAGCGGTTTTAACTGGCAATATGCTGTTCACATCCGGTCAAATCCCATTGACGCCGGATGGACAACTGGTAACGGGAGATATTCAGACACAGACGCACCAGGTGTTTAAAAATCTGCAAGCCGTTCTGCAAGAGGCCGGTATGACTTTCAAAAATGTAGTAAAAGCAACCGTTTTTGTGGCTGATATGAACGATTTTGCGAAAGTAAATGAGGTCTATGCACAATATTTTTCCGAGAAACCGCCTGCTCGATCAACAGTACAAGTGGCTCGGCTGCCGCGTGATGTAGGAATTGAGATTGATTTAATTGCCGTAAAGGAATAG
- the ispE gene encoding 4-(cytidine 5'-diphospho)-2-C-methyl-D-erythritol kinase — translation MVGEKAKAKINLTLDVLYKRPDGYHEVEMVMQSVDLSDHLLFDERGDDQITLSCNVPYVPLDERNLAYQAAALLKSRYQIRKGVHIKIDKQIPVAAGLAGGSSDGAATLRGLNRLWNLGLSLHDLAKLGAELGSDVPFCVYGGTAIAKGRGEQIERLAVACPLWVVLVKPSFSVSTADVYGNLRVQEIKTHPDTKGMIRSLAEGNPEAIVSHLGNVLESVTFQMYPDLEKLKQSMIRFGAMGALMSGSGPTVYGIADRESKAQRIYNALRGFSREVYLTRFL, via the coding sequence ATGGTTGGCGAAAAGGCGAAAGCGAAAATCAATCTGACGTTGGATGTTCTGTACAAGCGGCCGGATGGGTACCACGAGGTGGAAATGGTCATGCAGTCGGTCGACTTGTCAGACCACCTGCTGTTTGATGAACGGGGAGACGATCAGATTACGTTATCCTGTAATGTTCCTTACGTTCCGCTCGACGAACGGAATCTTGCCTATCAGGCGGCCGCCTTACTTAAAAGTCGATATCAGATTCGAAAAGGGGTTCATATTAAAATTGACAAACAGATTCCGGTCGCTGCCGGTTTGGCAGGAGGCTCCAGTGACGGGGCCGCTACACTCCGCGGATTGAATCGATTGTGGAATTTAGGCCTCAGTTTGCATGATTTGGCAAAGTTAGGTGCGGAATTAGGGTCCGATGTACCGTTCTGTGTGTATGGCGGAACAGCCATTGCGAAAGGGCGCGGCGAACAAATTGAACGGCTGGCAGTCGCTTGTCCGCTATGGGTGGTGTTGGTAAAACCCTCATTTTCCGTATCGACGGCAGATGTATATGGGAATTTGCGTGTTCAGGAAATCAAGACACACCCGGATACGAAAGGGATGATCCGATCATTAGCGGAGGGGAACCCGGAAGCGATTGTGAGTCATTTAGGGAATGTTCTTGAAAGTGTAACGTTTCAAATGTATCCCGATTTGGAAAAACTAAAGCAGAGTATGATTCGGTTTGGTGCGATGGGTGCCCTGATGTCGGGATCTGGACCGACCGTATACGGAATTGCAGACCGGGAATCAAAAGCACAGCGGATATATAACGCGCTGCGGGGGTTTTCCCGGGAAGTGTATCTCACTCGATTTCTCTAA
- a CDS encoding 50S ribosomal protein L25 codes for MEQLAIEAGLRTKLTKCERNRIRREGGVPGILYGPTITSTPIVIHPESLKKIVARKGHGLVELNLSGETVHAMIRHMEREPINRKVLHIDLYAVSMDQMIDVEVPIYLNGLEEVEKRDAIIQQQMREVILRTRPMDIPDQILVDISWMHAGDNLRVRDLPIPSGSKLISDLEEVVVGVIPADNAEPDTEIVPKEPELVHDTEGQGVGAHEIPGAHE; via the coding sequence GTGGAACAACTGGCCATTGAAGCTGGTCTCCGTACCAAATTAACGAAATGCGAGCGCAATCGGATCAGACGGGAGGGCGGCGTGCCGGGTATTTTATACGGACCCACTATCACATCTACACCTATTGTCATTCATCCGGAATCGCTAAAAAAAATTGTGGCTCGCAAAGGTCACGGACTTGTCGAACTGAATCTTTCCGGCGAAACGGTTCATGCTATGATCCGACACATGGAAAGAGAACCCATTAACCGGAAAGTACTACATATTGATTTGTATGCCGTTTCCATGGATCAAATGATTGATGTGGAAGTTCCGATTTACTTAAATGGCCTTGAGGAAGTGGAAAAAAGGGACGCTATAATCCAACAGCAGATGCGGGAAGTGATTCTGCGCACCCGTCCGATGGACATCCCGGATCAAATTCTGGTCGATATTTCTTGGATGCATGCCGGCGACAACCTGCGTGTCAGGGACTTGCCGATTCCGTCCGGCAGCAAGCTGATTTCGGATCTGGAAGAGGTTGTGGTGGGAGTCATTCCGGCGGACAATGCAGAGCCTGATACAGAAATTGTTCCAAAGGAGCCGGAACTTGTGCATGATACAGAAGGACAAGGGGTAGGGGCACATGAAATTCCAGGGGCTCACGAGTAA
- the pth gene encoding aminoacyl-tRNA hydrolase, which yields MRIIFGLGNPGKEYQFTRHNVGFVAVDHLADTLGIEIAKSKFQALYGEGSHQGEKVVLVKPLTYMNLSGQSVRQVLDWYKPTPSEWVVVYDDMDLPLGTVRLRVKGSSGGHNGIKSIISTVGSQEFQRVRIGVGRPAPGKTVIDHVLSSFHKEENARLEETYKQTTAALHTFIQVDFQTAMNRYN from the coding sequence GTGAGGATCATCTTCGGACTTGGTAATCCTGGCAAAGAATATCAATTCACGCGGCACAATGTCGGATTTGTTGCTGTTGACCATCTGGCGGATACATTAGGTATCGAAATCGCCAAATCAAAATTTCAGGCTCTTTATGGGGAAGGGTCCCACCAGGGAGAAAAAGTGGTTCTCGTTAAGCCCTTGACATACATGAACTTAAGCGGTCAATCAGTCAGACAGGTGCTGGACTGGTATAAGCCAACACCGTCGGAATGGGTTGTAGTCTATGATGACATGGATTTGCCGTTGGGAACTGTACGGCTTCGGGTAAAGGGAAGTTCGGGTGGGCATAATGGGATTAAGTCGATTATTTCAACAGTCGGTTCGCAGGAGTTTCAGAGAGTCCGGATTGGTGTGGGACGCCCTGCACCTGGCAAGACGGTAATCGATCATGTGTTAAGTTCCTTTCACAAAGAAGAGAATGCCCGGTTGGAAGAAACATACAAACAGACGACGGCTGCCTTGCATACATTTATACAAGTAGACTTTCAAACAGCTATGAACCGTTACAATTAG
- a CDS encoding NTP transferase domain-containing protein has product MLACIVAGGKKGEFTPEGQKALATIHGKRMVDYVADALAATPEIDQVIVISDQENLIDSLSYALKQAKNENEYMLIVTCDIPFLTPEAVADFLSRCKQDADFYYPIVEEQVHKNRFPGIQRTFVKLKEGTFTGGNLFLVRPASLIPLLDRIEKILEARKSPIALSAELGFSFVLRLILTKMIGVLTIRSLETRIRKQFHIHARAVVSPFPEIANDVDRPADLIWAQKILGQNLPAIRK; this is encoded by the coding sequence ATGCTCGCTTGTATTGTCGCAGGTGGGAAAAAAGGAGAATTTACGCCGGAAGGGCAAAAAGCACTCGCAACCATTCATGGAAAGCGAATGGTCGATTATGTGGCTGATGCGCTGGCGGCGACTCCCGAAATCGATCAGGTGATCGTTATATCCGATCAAGAAAATTTAATTGACAGTCTTTCATACGCCCTGAAGCAGGCAAAGAACGAAAATGAATATATGCTGATCGTGACCTGTGATATTCCCTTTTTGACGCCGGAAGCGGTGGCCGATTTTTTAAGCCGCTGTAAACAGGATGCCGATTTTTATTATCCGATCGTGGAAGAACAAGTTCACAAGAATCGGTTTCCCGGCATCCAACGCACATTCGTGAAATTGAAAGAAGGGACGTTCACTGGCGGAAATTTGTTTTTGGTGCGACCAGCGAGCTTGATACCTTTATTGGATCGAATTGAGAAAATATTGGAGGCCCGTAAAAGCCCGATTGCTTTATCGGCTGAATTAGGGTTTAGTTTTGTTTTGCGGTTGATTTTGACCAAAATGATCGGCGTGCTGACCATTCGGTCATTGGAAACCAGAATTCGCAAACAGTTTCATATCCATGCGAGAGCGGTGGTCTCGCCTTTTCCTGAAATCGCGAATGATGTGGATCGTCCGGCCGATTTGATATGGGCGCAAAAAATATTAGGACAAAACTTGCCGGCGATACGAAAATAA
- a CDS encoding sigma-70 family RNA polymerase sigma factor: MSVDLNELAVQAKTCEYAFQETLKRVEPMCRRIAHRYASWMADRDEVFQWARIEVWNAVKSFETGKMSFFSYCKLTVENHIKSRLRRLYGQANVPNRTAMRLDGPTVNEEGTVNDTSYIEGVIDRPSKSTYQILLRKDSLQSIRLILKNENLTPLEYNCLVLFYFEERSHMEIQSILELPSRKAVDNALTRVRRKLAKNEKLQEIFQVLSAQAAM, encoded by the coding sequence ATGTCTGTGGATTTAAACGAACTTGCAGTACAAGCCAAAACTTGTGAATATGCATTTCAGGAGACGTTAAAACGGGTAGAGCCTATGTGTCGTCGTATTGCTCATCGATATGCCTCTTGGATGGCCGACAGGGATGAAGTATTCCAATGGGCTCGGATTGAAGTGTGGAATGCGGTAAAATCGTTTGAAACCGGAAAGATGTCGTTTTTCTCTTATTGTAAACTGACTGTAGAAAACCATATCAAATCCAGGTTAAGACGGCTCTATGGCCAGGCCAATGTGCCAAATCGAACCGCCATGCGATTGGACGGTCCGACGGTCAATGAAGAGGGAACGGTCAATGACACCTCGTATATAGAGGGGGTTATCGATCGACCTAGCAAATCGACTTACCAAATCCTTTTACGTAAAGACTCTTTGCAAAGTATCCGTTTAATCTTAAAGAATGAAAATTTAACTCCGCTGGAATATAATTGTCTGGTATTATTCTATTTTGAAGAACGCAGTCATATGGAAATTCAATCTATTTTGGAGCTTCCCAGCCGCAAAGCGGTTGATAACGCATTGACTCGGGTGCGGAGGAAACTTGCCAAAAATGAAAAACTGCAGGAGATTTTTCAAGTCTTGAGTGCGCAAGCCGCCATGTAA
- the purR gene encoding pur operon repressor codes for MRRSERIVRLTKTLLEQPHRLLSLTEMAEKLESAKSSLSEDLAIIRDVLLKEGSGSLETQAGAAGGVKYVPGMPKQQSADFLMEMSRLLTDPDRILPGGYLYISDVLGRPDVLDRAGKIFADLFSASAVQYVLTVETKGIPLAISTARYLHVPTVVVRRDHRVTEGSAVSINYVSGSKRIQTMSLSRRSLPEQSRVLIVDDFMKAGGTAKAMIDMMKEFRADVVGVGVFMATSEPAEKMLKDYVSLLTLAEVDEVSKEIRVVPSNITK; via the coding sequence TTGCGAAGAAGTGAACGCATTGTCCGTTTAACAAAAACGCTGTTGGAGCAGCCACATCGTTTGCTTTCCCTGACCGAAATGGCCGAAAAACTGGAATCGGCCAAATCATCGCTTTCAGAGGATTTGGCGATCATTCGGGATGTCCTGCTGAAGGAAGGTTCCGGGTCGCTGGAGACACAAGCAGGGGCTGCTGGCGGGGTGAAGTATGTGCCAGGCATGCCGAAACAGCAGTCGGCCGATTTTTTGATGGAGATGAGTCGGCTGCTGACAGACCCGGACCGGATTCTGCCGGGAGGTTATCTGTACATAAGTGACGTACTGGGGCGTCCTGATGTACTGGACCGGGCGGGGAAAATATTTGCCGACCTTTTCTCTGCATCAGCCGTCCAGTATGTGTTGACAGTCGAAACAAAAGGGATTCCATTAGCTATTTCGACAGCCAGATATTTGCATGTTCCGACGGTGGTCGTGCGGCGGGATCATCGGGTGACAGAAGGGTCCGCTGTTTCGATTAACTATGTGTCCGGTTCCAAAAGAATCCAGACAATGTCTCTGTCGAGGCGATCGCTGCCAGAACAGTCGCGCGTGTTGATCGTGGATGATTTTATGAAAGCGGGCGGAACGGCCAAAGCGATGATCGACATGATGAAAGAATTTCGCGCGGATGTGGTAGGGGTTGGAGTTTTCATGGCGACTTCCGAACCCGCTGAAAAAATGCTTAAAGACTATGTTTCACTGCTCACTCTGGCAGAGGTTGACGAGGTGAGCAAAGAAATTCGTGTAGTTCCTTCAAATATTACCAAGTAA
- the glmU gene encoding bifunctional UDP-N-acetylglucosamine diphosphorylase/glucosamine-1-phosphate N-acetyltransferase GlmU: MSINAVVLAAGQGTRMKSRRHKVLHPVCGKPMIRHILDALQAAGIERRIVVIGSLGEQVQTELAGEVEFVWQKEQLGTGHAVMQVNPLLTNQEGITIVCNGDTPLITSETVQQLIELHKQQNASATVMTGIVENPYGYGRIIRGQDGSVLRIVEEKDASADEKQVREINSGTYCFNTPDLLQALSSLTSDNAQGEYYLTDCLDIMRRGGKRIAAFAVSDSDEILNINDRVQLASVEQILRQQIRLKHMRNGVTLMDPATTFIDADVQIGPDTTILPGTLITGLTEIGDACTIGPNTQIHNSSIGSNSTVTQSVLLESNFGSGVQIGPFAYVRPGSQVADQVKIGDFVEIKNSVIGAGTKIPHLSYIGDADIGAGTNIGCGTITVNFDGTKKYRTIVGENSFVGCNSNLVAPVTVGKDTYIAAGSTITHNVPDGALAVARERQVIKEGYKAKLEARLRDRSPKSEG; encoded by the coding sequence ATGTCGATCAATGCCGTTGTATTGGCAGCCGGACAAGGAACGCGTATGAAATCCAGACGTCACAAGGTTTTACACCCGGTATGCGGCAAACCGATGATTCGCCATATACTGGATGCGCTTCAGGCGGCCGGAATTGAACGCCGCATTGTAGTAATCGGAAGTTTAGGAGAACAGGTTCAAACAGAACTTGCGGGTGAAGTGGAGTTTGTCTGGCAAAAGGAGCAATTGGGCACCGGCCATGCGGTGATGCAGGTAAATCCATTGCTGACAAACCAAGAGGGGATAACGATTGTTTGCAACGGCGATACTCCTCTCATTACTTCTGAAACTGTTCAACAATTAATTGAGCTGCACAAGCAACAAAATGCGTCCGCTACTGTCATGACCGGGATCGTGGAAAATCCGTATGGCTACGGACGGATTATCCGGGGACAAGACGGATCGGTACTGCGCATCGTGGAAGAAAAGGACGCCTCCGCTGATGAAAAACAGGTAAGGGAAATCAATTCGGGAACCTATTGTTTCAATACGCCCGACTTATTGCAGGCGCTTTCAAGTCTTACAAGCGACAACGCGCAAGGCGAATACTATCTGACAGACTGCTTGGATATTATGCGGCGGGGCGGCAAACGAATTGCTGCATTTGCTGTATCTGATTCTGATGAAATTTTAAATATTAACGATCGGGTGCAGTTAGCATCCGTTGAACAAATTTTACGGCAGCAGATTCGACTGAAGCATATGAGAAACGGTGTAACCCTGATGGATCCGGCAACTACTTTTATTGATGCGGATGTCCAAATCGGCCCTGATACCACGATTCTGCCGGGTACTCTGATAACCGGATTGACTGAAATAGGGGACGCCTGTACGATTGGTCCGAATACTCAAATTCATAACAGTTCGATTGGAAGTAACAGCACTGTCACTCAATCTGTTTTGCTCGAATCAAATTTCGGATCCGGCGTTCAGATCGGTCCGTTTGCATATGTGCGACCTGGTTCGCAGGTAGCGGATCAGGTGAAGATCGGCGATTTTGTAGAGATCAAAAATTCGGTTATCGGCGCTGGAACCAAAATCCCGCACCTTTCCTATATCGGGGATGCGGATATTGGCGCGGGAACAAATATTGGCTGTGGGACGATTACCGTTAATTTTGACGGAACGAAGAAATATCGAACCATTGTGGGAGAGAATAGTTTTGTTGGTTGCAACTCCAATTTGGTGGCGCCTGTCACGGTAGGGAAGGATACGTATATCGCAGCCGGTTCTACCATTACGCATAACGTTCCTGACGGGGCGCTTGCTGTAGCGCGTGAACGCCAGGTTATCAAGGAAGGATACAAGGCAAAATTAGAGGCCCGATTGCGTGATCGCAGCCCAAAAAGTGAGGGGTAA
- a CDS encoding ribose-phosphate diphosphokinase: MYKDKKLKVFTCNANPDLAKEIVQHLGIDLGVSHVTRFSDGEVRIKLEESVRGCDIFVIQPTSAPANEHLMELLIMVDALKRASASSINVVIPYYGYARQDRKARARDPITAKLVANLVETAGATRVVTMDLHAGQIQGFFDIPVDHLYAEPILAEYFRDKNLKDVVVVSPDMGGVTRARGMAERLGAPIAIIDKRRPEPNVAEVMNVIGNIDGKTAIMIDDIIDTAGTITHGAKALLELGAREVYACCTHPVFSGPAIQRLNDSILKEVVVTNTIALTEEKMNPKIVTLSVAKLIADAILRIHNEESVSFLFE, from the coding sequence GTGTACAAGGATAAAAAACTGAAAGTATTCACCTGTAATGCAAATCCTGATTTAGCCAAAGAGATCGTTCAACATCTTGGAATCGATCTTGGTGTTTCTCATGTCACTCGATTTTCCGATGGAGAAGTTCGCATCAAGTTGGAAGAAAGTGTTCGCGGTTGTGACATTTTTGTCATTCAGCCCACATCCGCTCCGGCCAATGAGCACCTGATGGAATTGTTGATTATGGTGGACGCTTTAAAACGTGCCTCCGCAAGCAGCATAAATGTGGTGATTCCTTATTACGGGTATGCGAGACAAGATCGGAAAGCCCGTGCACGTGATCCGATCACGGCCAAGCTGGTGGCCAATCTGGTGGAAACTGCAGGGGCTACGCGTGTCGTAACAATGGACTTGCATGCGGGTCAAATACAGGGCTTTTTTGATATTCCGGTCGATCATTTGTATGCAGAACCGATTTTGGCTGAATATTTTAGGGACAAGAACCTGAAAGACGTTGTGGTTGTCTCGCCTGACATGGGGGGCGTGACCCGTGCCCGCGGAATGGCGGAACGGTTAGGAGCGCCGATTGCTATTATTGACAAACGGAGACCGGAACCGAATGTTGCGGAAGTTATGAACGTAATTGGCAATATTGATGGAAAGACGGCGATTATGATTGACGACATTATTGACACAGCCGGTACGATCACACATGGTGCTAAGGCGCTGTTGGAGCTAGGGGCGCGGGAAGTATACGCGTGCTGTACGCATCCCGTTTTTTCCGGACCTGCCATACAGCGATTGAACGACTCTATTCTGAAGGAAGTAGTCGTTACCAACACGATTGCTTTGACCGAAGAAAAAATGAATCCCAAGATTGTGACGCTGTCCGTGGCAAAATTGATCGCGGATGCCATTTTGCGGATTCATAATGAAGAGTCGGTATCGTTCTTGTTCGAATAA
- the cphA gene encoding cyanophycin synthetase — MKIGEIRTMPGPNIYNHKPVLLMKLFLEDLTEKESYEIPGFVDRLLSLLPGVHQHHCAKGRPGGFIERLYGGTYFGHIVEHVALELTELAGVPAFFGKTLYADGPGIYDVIVEFKAEESTKYLLRAAVDLVQALVDGKPFPLEECLQEARNIAAKTELGPSTRAIVDAAERRGIPWIRLNQGSLIQLGYGKNRKLLQATVSDQTRAIAVDIASDKGLTKSILEQAAVPVPKGRIVQTKEEAIQMLQEIGTSIVVKPLNGCQGKGVSLNLTSAAEVSYAFEIAQEYSSEVIVEEFIEGRNYRVLVVNGKVTAASERIPAHVVGDGKRSIIELIEMVNRDPQRGDDHEKPLTRIVVDSILIAYLQKSGRSLSDIPRSGERVFLRESANLSTGGTARDVTHLIHPQIADLCERAARIIGLDICGIDLVLEDIAEPLPTGGGGIIELNAAPGIRMHHYPTEGEPRDVGEAIIEMLYPIGSAARIPIFSITGTNGKTTTTRMIGHLLAGTGQTVGMTTTDGIFISGECIAQGDTTGPLSAKTILSDPLIDIAVLETARGGIIRSGLGYDWCDVAVFTNIQPDHIGQDGIERLEDLVHIKSLVAERVREGGVLVLNADDENLTGLLDNPRIRRVKKKVVYYSLYAGHPLIKRHLSVGGTAVFLKQGWIVEAVGQIERPIVRAADIPVTIGGTADFHTANAMASIAACRGYGLSIERIRSGITGFRSDWHNQGRTNLYQVGNGYVMVDYGHNPDSLAAVCRMIANWNGRKVTGVIGVPGDRDNSVAEQAAKVAARGFHRLIIKEDKDLRGRLPGEIPQILYQAVKQEAADLDCEIVPDECEALARAIERMETDEVVVVFYEKLQPILDLLKKYNAVSVSSPEGIAAQLTLAKL, encoded by the coding sequence CTATATGGAGGCACCTATTTTGGGCATATTGTGGAACATGTGGCATTAGAGTTGACCGAATTGGCGGGTGTACCCGCTTTTTTTGGCAAAACATTATATGCGGACGGTCCAGGCATATATGATGTGATTGTCGAATTTAAAGCGGAAGAAAGTACAAAATATTTACTTCGAGCAGCTGTTGACCTGGTACAAGCGCTTGTTGACGGCAAACCGTTCCCTTTGGAAGAATGTTTGCAGGAAGCGCGAAACATTGCGGCGAAGACGGAGTTGGGCCCCAGTACACGCGCGATTGTTGATGCGGCCGAGCGGCGCGGAATTCCATGGATCCGGTTAAATCAAGGGAGCCTGATTCAACTGGGGTACGGTAAAAACAGAAAGCTGTTGCAAGCGACCGTCTCAGATCAGACAAGGGCAATCGCGGTGGACATAGCCAGTGATAAAGGATTGACCAAAAGCATCCTGGAACAGGCTGCTGTCCCTGTTCCGAAAGGCCGGATCGTCCAGACGAAAGAAGAGGCGATCCAAATGCTGCAAGAAATCGGGACATCGATTGTAGTCAAGCCGTTAAATGGTTGTCAGGGAAAAGGAGTTTCTTTGAATCTGACTTCCGCAGCAGAAGTTTCTTATGCGTTTGAAATTGCGCAAGAATATTCATCCGAAGTGATCGTGGAAGAATTCATAGAGGGACGAAATTACCGGGTGCTGGTGGTAAATGGAAAAGTAACCGCTGCCAGCGAGCGGATACCAGCCCATGTAGTGGGCGACGGCAAACGTTCCATTATTGAGTTGATTGAAATGGTGAACCGAGATCCACAGCGCGGCGATGATCACGAAAAGCCGTTAACCCGTATTGTGGTGGATTCGATTCTTATCGCTTATTTGCAAAAAAGTGGACGCAGCCTATCCGATATTCCCCGCAGCGGCGAGAGGGTTTTTTTGCGTGAAAGCGCCAATTTGTCAACAGGCGGGACAGCAAGGGATGTCACCCATCTGATTCACCCGCAAATTGCCGATTTGTGTGAACGGGCTGCCAGAATCATCGGGCTGGACATTTGCGGAATTGACCTGGTATTGGAAGACATTGCAGAACCGTTACCAACTGGCGGTGGAGGAATTATCGAATTAAATGCGGCGCCGGGGATCCGAATGCACCATTACCCGACAGAGGGCGAACCGCGCGATGTAGGGGAAGCCATAATTGAGATGCTGTATCCGATCGGATCTGCAGCGCGCATTCCTATCTTTTCGATTACGGGCACCAACGGGAAAACGACAACCACCCGTATGATCGGTCATTTATTGGCTGGCACCGGCCAAACCGTGGGAATGACTACAACGGACGGAATATTCATTAGTGGAGAATGTATCGCGCAAGGCGATACAACGGGTCCGCTTTCGGCAAAAACGATTTTGTCCGATCCCCTGATTGATATTGCAGTTCTTGAAACGGCGCGCGGGGGAATCATCCGTTCGGGACTTGGCTACGACTGGTGTGATGTGGCTGTTTTCACCAATATTCAACCGGATCACATCGGACAAGATGGGATCGAGCGGTTGGAAGATCTGGTGCATATTAAATCGTTGGTGGCGGAACGGGTACGAGAAGGCGGTGTGCTGGTTTTAAACGCGGATGATGAAAATTTGACCGGGCTGCTGGATAACCCTCGCATTCGTAGAGTAAAAAAGAAAGTGGTGTATTATTCACTCTATGCAGGGCATCCGTTAATCAAACGGCATCTGTCGGTCGGCGGAACGGCTGTTTTCCTGAAGCAGGGTTGGATTGTCGAGGCGGTTGGACAAATCGAGCGACCGATTGTTCGTGCTGCAGACATACCGGTGACAATTGGCGGAACGGCTGATTTTCATACCGCAAATGCAATGGCTTCCATTGCAGCCTGCCGGGGGTATGGGTTGTCAATTGAACGCATTCGGTCGGGGATTACGGGATTCCGAAGCGATTGGCATAACCAGGGGCGGACAAATCTGTACCAAGTGGGAAACGGATATGTGATGGTGGATTATGGGCATAATCCTGATTCACTGGCTGCCGTTTGCCGGATGATTGCAAATTGGAATGGCCGGAAAGTAACTGGTGTCATCGGGGTGCCCGGCGACCGGGACAATTCGGTTGCGGAACAGGCAGCGAAAGTGGCGGCAAGAGGATTTCATCGTCTCATTATCAAAGAGGACAAAGATCTAAGAGGCCGGTTGCCTGGTGAGATCCCGCAAATTCTGTATCAAGCTGTCAAACAGGAGGCGGCAGACCTCGACTGTGAAATCGTTCCGGATGAATGTGAGGCGCTTGCCAGAGCGATTGAGAGGATGGAAACAGATGAAGTTGTAGTTGTCTTTTACGAAAAACTGCAGCCGATTTTAGATCTCCTAAAGAAATATAATGCCGTATCTGTCTCCTCTCCAGAAGGAATTGCCGCACAGTTAACGTTAGCCAAATTATAA
- the spoVG gene encoding septation regulator SpoVG has translation MQITDVRLRKVNTEGRMKAIASITIDHEFVIHDIRIIDGNNGMFVAMPSKRTPDGEFRDIAHPISSETRKKIQTAVLDVYNRAEDDVQPTDVLEGA, from the coding sequence GTGCAAATCACTGATGTTCGTTTAAGGAAAGTAAATACGGAAGGGCGGATGAAGGCGATTGCGTCGATTACAATCGACCACGAATTTGTCATTCATGACATCCGCATAATTGACGGAAATAACGGAATGTTCGTAGCAATGCCGAGCAAGCGAACACCGGATGGGGAATTTCGTGACATTGCTCATCCCATTTCCTCTGAAACGCGTAAAAAGATTCAAACGGCTGTTTTGGATGTTTACAATCGGGCCGAAGATGATGTTCAACCCACCGATGTCCTTGAAGGAGCATAG